A genome region from Spirochaetota bacterium includes the following:
- a CDS encoding MipA/OmpV family protein: MRLKRIINFILLFSITSISASSDTPEKMDTDLNFIIGAGAVYRPVFTGSRYYELMLIPNISIDYKNRLFLSVEGLRFHLIKGYGLSIGPVAKYDFGREESGDDLLSIFRIAGEKQPDLKGLGSVNGTIELGVFSEYRYKLFTWKINLYQGVNGHKSSNGDTGLNYRGIIKLWAPIIYAMGPHAVFAGSKYNNTYYGIDETQSARSGLNPYHAESGFISFGFNCLVMYPAIDSTSFLFFGDYGRLSREIGNSPVIKKYGSKNQFTSGIMINYRFRY, from the coding sequence ATGCGCCTTAAAAGAATTATAAATTTTATACTGCTATTCTCTATAACATCCATATCTGCCAGTTCTGACACGCCTGAAAAAATGGACACTGATTTAAATTTTATTATTGGTGCGGGCGCAGTTTATAGGCCTGTTTTTACCGGATCAAGGTATTATGAGTTGATGTTAATACCAAATATATCAATAGATTATAAAAACAGACTGTTTTTATCGGTTGAGGGTTTAAGATTTCATTTAATCAAAGGTTACGGATTAAGCATAGGGCCTGTTGCAAAATACGATTTTGGCCGTGAGGAGAGCGGCGATGATCTATTAAGCATCTTTCGAATTGCAGGGGAAAAACAACCTGATCTTAAAGGGCTGGGTAGTGTAAATGGCACAATCGAATTGGGTGTATTTTCTGAATATAGATACAAACTATTCACATGGAAAATCAACCTGTATCAGGGTGTAAACGGGCATAAAAGCTCTAATGGAGACACTGGGCTGAATTATCGTGGAATCATCAAGCTCTGGGCTCCGATCATCTACGCCATGGGTCCCCATGCAGTCTTCGCGGGATCTAAATATAACAACACCTATTATGGCATCGATGAAACACAGTCAGCACGATCGGGGCTTAATCCTTATCATGCAGAGAGCGGATTTATTTCCTTTGGTTTCAATTGTTTAGTAATGTATCCGGCTATAGATTCAACTTCATTCTTGTTTTTCGGGGATTATGGTCGTTTATCCAGAGAGATCGGCAATTCACCAGTCATAAAAAAGTATGGCAGTAAAAATCAGTTCACCAGCGGCATTATGATCAATTACCGGTTCAGGTACTGA
- a CDS encoding aconitate hydratase: MKGTLSEKILKAHLVEGDLTPGKEIGIRIDQSLTQDATGTMVYLEFESLDLKRVNIELAVSYIDHNIIQTDFRNADDHRFLQGAASKYGVILSPAGNGVSHHVHRQRFGVPGKTLIGSDSHTTTGGCLGMLAMGSGGLEVAMAMAGKPYYINTPRIWGMRVTGAFSPFVSGKDLILKLLGEYTAKSGIGKIMEFFGPGLAHMDIAARATVANMAVDMGFTACVFPTDAITRDYLERCGRAGDFRELAADANAEYDEVTDIALGDIEPMVARPGNPDDVTTAASLSGVEVHQVIMGSSCNGDFRDFMIAAKMVEGKMRHPQVSFEINPGSRETLDNVIAAGGLKLLLEAGARVHEPGCLGCIGIGQAPATGTNSLRTFPRNFKGRSGTKDDAVYLCSPETAAASALTGRITDPRTTKTYPSISYPKNYLHNMAWFLQPSPDPDSVTIVKGPNIQPMPRFGALEDDLEGEVLLKLGDNISTDIIMPAGNRVLPYRSNIPAIAEFVFDVADEGFAKRAKEKGGGFIVGGDNYGQGSSREHAALAPRYLGVRAKIVKSLARIHKSNLINFGIIPLVFRDKGDYDAIAQGERIRIPGIRALIASGATEIPVEVGGRKIVALLEVSDRHRKILLAGGMLNLARQG; the protein is encoded by the coding sequence ATGAAAGGCACGCTGTCCGAAAAAATACTGAAGGCCCATCTCGTGGAGGGGGATCTCACCCCCGGGAAGGAGATAGGGATCCGCATCGACCAGTCGCTCACGCAGGACGCGACGGGCACTATGGTCTACCTCGAGTTCGAATCGCTCGACCTGAAGCGCGTCAACATCGAGCTCGCGGTGAGCTATATCGACCACAACATAATCCAGACCGACTTCCGCAACGCCGACGATCACCGGTTTTTACAGGGGGCGGCCTCGAAGTACGGGGTCATCCTTTCGCCCGCGGGCAACGGCGTCTCGCACCACGTGCACCGGCAGCGCTTTGGCGTTCCCGGGAAGACGCTCATAGGCTCCGACAGCCACACGACGACCGGGGGGTGCCTGGGGATGCTCGCCATGGGCTCCGGCGGCCTGGAGGTCGCGATGGCGATGGCCGGCAAGCCCTACTACATCAACACGCCCAGAATCTGGGGAATGCGCGTAACGGGCGCCTTTTCGCCGTTCGTCTCGGGCAAGGACCTCATCCTGAAATTGCTGGGCGAGTACACGGCGAAGTCCGGCATCGGCAAGATCATGGAGTTCTTCGGGCCGGGGCTCGCGCACATGGACATTGCCGCGCGCGCGACGGTCGCGAACATGGCGGTGGACATGGGCTTCACTGCCTGCGTGTTCCCCACGGACGCGATCACCAGGGACTACCTTGAGCGCTGCGGGCGCGCAGGAGATTTCAGGGAACTTGCCGCGGACGCGAACGCCGAATACGACGAGGTGACCGATATCGCGTTAGGCGATATAGAGCCGATGGTCGCCCGCCCGGGGAACCCCGACGACGTGACGACCGCCGCCTCGCTCTCCGGCGTGGAGGTGCACCAGGTGATCATGGGCTCCTCCTGCAACGGGGACTTCCGCGATTTCATGATCGCGGCGAAGATGGTCGAGGGAAAGATGCGCCACCCGCAGGTGAGCTTCGAGATCAACCCGGGCAGCCGCGAGACCCTTGACAACGTGATCGCCGCCGGGGGGCTCAAGCTCCTGCTGGAGGCCGGGGCGCGCGTGCACGAACCGGGCTGCCTGGGATGCATCGGGATAGGACAGGCGCCGGCGACGGGGACCAATTCCCTGCGCACCTTCCCGCGTAATTTCAAGGGACGCAGCGGCACGAAGGACGACGCGGTGTACCTGTGCTCGCCCGAGACCGCGGCCGCGTCGGCGCTCACGGGCAGGATCACGGACCCGCGCACCACAAAAACCTACCCGTCGATATCGTACCCCAAAAACTATCTGCACAACATGGCGTGGTTCCTCCAGCCGTCCCCCGATCCCGATTCTGTCACAATCGTGAAGGGCCCCAACATCCAGCCCATGCCGCGCTTCGGCGCGCTCGAGGACGACCTGGAGGGGGAGGTGCTTCTCAAGCTGGGGGACAATATCAGCACCGACATTATAATGCCGGCGGGCAACCGCGTGCTCCCCTACAGGAGCAATATCCCCGCGATCGCGGAGTTCGTCTTCGACGTCGCGGACGAGGGCTTCGCGAAGCGCGCGAAGGAGAAGGGCGGTGGCTTCATCGTGGGGGGCGACAATTACGGGCAGGGCTCCAGCCGTGAGCACGCGGCCCTCGCGCCGCGCTACCTTGGGGTGCGCGCGAAGATCGTGAAGAGCCTCGCGCGGATTCACAAGTCCAACCTGATCAATTTCGGGATCATCCCGCTCGTCTTCAGGGACAAGGGCGATTACGACGCGATCGCGCAGGGGGAGCGGATCCGGATCCCCGGCATACGCGCGCTCATCGCCTCCGGCGCGACCGAGATTCCCGTCGAGGTGGGCGGGAGAAAGATCGTCGCGCTGCTGGAAGTATCGGACCGCCACAGGAAGATACTCCTGGCGGGGGGCATGCTGAACCTCGCGAGGCAGGGATGA
- a CDS encoding class II fumarate hydratase: MTGKFRREKDVLGEVEVPEDAYWGVNTLRAVNNFKISARRFPAVFIASLAEVKKACLLANMEQGSIDAEKGGALLTAMKELLEEGKFQDQFPIDIFQTGSGTQTNMNMNEVLANRANEILGHPMGRKSPVHPNDHVNAAQSSNDAIPAAMNLSALHAVNETLLPAMGRLTDALKQKIEEFEGIVKVGRTHLQDAVPIPLSMEFRVYKRQAEAGASRITAACEELMFLPLGGTAVGTGINAPAGFDRIAVKKLAEITGFPLKPNPVKAEGIASHNPIAALSGALRQLALALMKMANDVRWMGSGPRAGLFELALPANEPGSSIMPGKINPTQSEALIQVCVQVMGNDAAIAMAEGFGSILDLNVCKPVMICNLLDSAEILANGADSFTEHCLKGLRANREHIESQLARSLMTVTNLSPYIGYDRCAQVAQQAFRENKTIKEVIAELGIVIEGDIDALLDPGKMV, encoded by the coding sequence ATGACCGGGAAGTTTCGCAGGGAAAAGGACGTGCTGGGAGAGGTCGAGGTGCCGGAGGACGCCTACTGGGGCGTGAACACCCTGCGCGCCGTCAATAATTTTAAAATCAGCGCCAGGCGGTTTCCCGCGGTCTTTATCGCATCGCTTGCCGAGGTCAAGAAGGCCTGTCTGCTGGCGAACATGGAACAGGGCTCCATAGACGCGGAGAAGGGCGGGGCGCTCCTCACGGCGATGAAGGAGCTTCTGGAAGAAGGAAAATTCCAGGACCAGTTTCCCATCGACATCTTCCAGACCGGTTCGGGGACGCAGACCAACATGAACATGAACGAGGTCCTCGCCAATCGCGCGAACGAGATCCTTGGGCACCCCATGGGACGCAAGAGCCCCGTGCACCCGAACGATCACGTGAACGCCGCGCAGTCCTCCAACGACGCGATTCCCGCGGCCATGAACCTGTCGGCCCTGCACGCGGTGAACGAGACGCTGCTCCCCGCGATGGGGAGGCTGACCGACGCCCTGAAACAGAAGATCGAGGAATTCGAGGGCATCGTGAAGGTGGGCAGAACCCACCTGCAAGACGCCGTTCCCATCCCGCTCTCGATGGAATTCCGGGTGTATAAAAGGCAGGCGGAGGCGGGCGCATCGCGCATAACGGCGGCGTGCGAGGAGCTCATGTTCCTTCCGCTCGGGGGGACCGCCGTGGGAACGGGCATCAACGCGCCCGCGGGCTTCGACCGGATCGCGGTCAAAAAGCTCGCGGAGATCACCGGCTTCCCGCTGAAACCCAACCCCGTCAAGGCGGAGGGGATCGCGTCGCACAACCCGATCGCGGCGCTCTCCGGGGCGCTGCGCCAGCTCGCGCTCGCGCTCATGAAGATGGCGAACGACGTGCGCTGGATGGGAAGCGGCCCACGGGCCGGGCTCTTCGAGCTCGCCCTGCCGGCCAACGAACCGGGCTCGTCCATCATGCCGGGAAAGATCAATCCCACGCAGTCCGAGGCGCTCATCCAGGTGTGCGTGCAGGTGATGGGCAACGACGCCGCGATCGCGATGGCCGAGGGCTTCGGGAGCATCCTGGACCTGAACGTATGCAAGCCGGTCATGATCTGCAACCTGCTCGATTCGGCGGAGATACTGGCAAATGGCGCCGATTCGTTCACGGAGCATTGCCTTAAGGGGCTCAGGGCGAACAGGGAGCATATCGAATCCCAGCTCGCGAGGTCGCTCATGACCGTCACGAACCTGAGCCCGTATATCGGCTACGACCGGTGCGCACAGGTCGCGCAGCAGGCGTTCAGGGAGAACAAGACCATTAAGGAAGTTATCGCGGAGCTCGGCATCGTCATCGAAGGCGATATCGACGCCCTGCTGGATCCGGGGAAGATGGTGTAA
- a CDS encoding efflux RND transporter permease subunit produces the protein MNIAKLAIRKPVFISCIVIIILIMGFISYKNIGVEMLPDISFPTLSITTVYPGSSPKEIEQLITKPLEDELGSVSGIKHLSSESKEGLSLITVEFSMGVNLDRAAQDLRDKISVAKNNLPDDITDDPVVSKIDYDAQPVIRMALISDLPAGDMYDLARETIKPKLEKINDVGNVQIIGGSRREIQIEIDQNKINEYVVPMTRIVSQIKSSGSNVPIGKQEEGVKETVFRAMGEYTTLDQVRNTMISFSGDIGSSISVNTLGRVSDGTKDIESIGYIYNSQKKNNTPVQSCIYLDVVKQSGKNSVTVADAVKSKIDEINTDLKQAKGNSYVRITSDQSRWIKTNVEETVSTIIMGVILAVLVVYLFLGNIRSTIITGIAIPNSLLGAVVLMDVMGYTFNMMTLMALSLVVGLLVDDAIVVRENIFRKIEEGHNSFKAAELGTTEVTLAVIATTLAILSVFFPIGMLTGVIGRLFKQFGFTVVFAMIVSLFDALTVAPFLSAYFAGDGKKSQNKVVVLFEKFQVKMEEYYVSIMGYCLKHPLIVIIAAIIIFISSIGFLSFVKQTFISETDNGEFAINIEMPAGTSLKGTGKTISKIEENLREFGDIDYYGVTIGNSNGEVRKGQISCFLHKDRKISTVEVKEKVRSFLAKFEFAHPTVNNRGGGGTPYSLIISGKDLVTVEKSASLIMEQVRAISDLTDIDSTVKKGTEEFRVIFDQIKMRSLGVSNSVVGTELRCNVAGAVVGKFRENGIEYDIRARLNPEQRDIRKTFYDIRVPNTHNRMIPLSSISRGEFATGSAQISRRDKAYVVRITANLTKDGAVGSAMAKTREIIKNKIQLPSDVAYSFSGDSENFAETGASVVFALILAIVFIYLVLSSLYESYVTPFTILLAIPFALTGALLALFVTGVMIDLFSMIGMVILIGIVTKNSILLVDHAVHGVNAGLDRKEAILQAGQRRLRPILMTTFAMVAGTIPLALGIGESAKLRQSMGVSIIGGLLVSTMITLIVVPAVFEYIDRFREATESKILVRQKGEYL, from the coding sequence ATGAACATCGCAAAACTTGCAATCAGGAAACCTGTATTCATTTCTTGTATCGTCATTATTATTCTAATAATGGGATTTATTTCATATAAAAACATTGGTGTTGAAATGCTGCCGGATATCTCATTCCCGACACTTAGCATAACAACCGTTTACCCCGGCTCTTCCCCGAAGGAGATTGAACAGCTGATAACAAAGCCGCTTGAGGATGAGCTCGGTTCTGTCTCGGGAATCAAGCACCTTAGTTCGGAGAGTAAGGAGGGGTTGTCTTTAATAACAGTAGAATTCAGCATGGGAGTAAATCTTGACCGGGCTGCCCAGGATTTGCGCGATAAGATCAGCGTGGCAAAGAATAATCTCCCCGATGATATTACGGATGATCCTGTCGTCTCGAAAATCGATTATGATGCTCAGCCTGTAATACGAATGGCGCTGATATCAGATCTTCCAGCCGGGGATATGTATGACCTTGCCAGAGAGACCATAAAACCGAAACTGGAGAAGATAAATGATGTAGGGAATGTGCAAATAATAGGCGGAAGCCGCAGGGAGATACAGATTGAAATAGATCAGAACAAAATCAATGAGTATGTTGTCCCCATGACCAGGATTGTAAGCCAGATAAAAAGTTCCGGATCAAATGTTCCCATAGGGAAGCAGGAAGAAGGGGTTAAGGAGACTGTGTTCAGGGCGATGGGAGAGTATACTACTCTTGATCAGGTACGCAACACAATGATTTCGTTCTCCGGAGATATAGGGAGCTCCATTAGTGTTAACACGTTAGGCCGGGTTAGTGATGGTACCAAAGATATCGAAAGTATCGGATATATTTATAATTCTCAGAAAAAGAATAATACGCCCGTCCAGTCATGTATATACCTCGATGTAGTTAAGCAGTCCGGTAAGAATAGTGTCACCGTAGCAGATGCCGTTAAGTCAAAAATAGATGAGATAAATACAGATTTAAAGCAGGCTAAAGGGAATTCATATGTAAGAATAACATCGGATCAGTCAAGGTGGATAAAGACCAATGTTGAAGAGACAGTAAGTACCATTATAATGGGAGTAATCCTTGCTGTACTTGTAGTATATCTTTTTCTTGGCAATATCAGATCCACGATTATTACCGGTATAGCCATCCCCAACAGTCTTCTGGGTGCAGTTGTACTGATGGATGTAATGGGATACACCTTCAATATGATGACACTCATGGCGCTTTCATTGGTAGTAGGACTACTTGTTGATGACGCAATTGTTGTCAGGGAGAATATATTCCGGAAAATTGAAGAGGGGCATAACTCGTTTAAAGCTGCTGAACTCGGAACTACAGAGGTTACGCTTGCGGTAATAGCGACGACGCTGGCAATACTCTCCGTATTTTTTCCAATAGGAATGCTCACCGGTGTAATAGGGAGACTGTTCAAGCAATTCGGGTTTACGGTGGTTTTTGCCATGATTGTCAGTCTCTTCGATGCTCTAACTGTCGCGCCCTTCCTGAGTGCATACTTTGCCGGGGATGGTAAAAAGTCACAGAATAAAGTCGTGGTCCTTTTTGAAAAGTTCCAGGTTAAAATGGAGGAGTATTATGTCTCGATTATGGGATACTGTCTTAAACATCCGCTGATTGTTATTATCGCAGCCATTATTATATTTATAAGCAGCATCGGATTTCTCTCCTTCGTTAAACAGACATTTATATCTGAAACTGACAACGGGGAGTTCGCAATAAATATTGAAATGCCTGCAGGTACCAGCCTCAAGGGTACTGGTAAGACAATTTCAAAAATAGAAGAAAATCTCAGAGAGTTCGGGGATATTGATTATTACGGAGTAACGATAGGGAACTCCAATGGTGAAGTAAGAAAAGGGCAGATCAGCTGTTTCCTTCATAAAGACCGAAAGATCAGTACAGTTGAGGTTAAGGAAAAAGTAAGATCTTTCCTCGCAAAATTTGAATTTGCCCATCCTACTGTTAATAACCGGGGCGGGGGAGGCACACCCTATTCACTTATTATATCAGGAAAAGACTTGGTGACAGTGGAGAAATCAGCATCTCTGATTATGGAGCAGGTTCGTGCAATATCTGATCTTACGGACATAGACTCAACGGTGAAAAAGGGGACCGAGGAATTCAGGGTAATTTTCGACCAGATTAAAATGCGTTCTCTCGGTGTATCCAACAGCGTTGTGGGGACGGAACTGAGATGTAATGTGGCGGGAGCCGTAGTGGGAAAATTCCGGGAAAACGGTATTGAATATGACATACGGGCCCGTTTGAATCCGGAGCAGAGGGATATTCGTAAAACATTCTATGACATTAGGGTTCCGAACACGCACAACAGGATGATACCTCTCAGTTCTATATCAAGAGGGGAATTCGCAACCGGATCTGCCCAGATCAGTAGAAGGGATAAAGCTTATGTTGTAAGGATAACAGCCAATCTAACAAAGGACGGAGCCGTTGGCAGTGCCATGGCAAAGACCAGGGAAATTATAAAGAATAAAATACAGCTTCCTTCTGATGTTGCATATTCATTCAGCGGCGATTCTGAAAATTTCGCTGAAACAGGGGCGAGCGTAGTTTTTGCCCTGATTCTGGCGATTGTTTTCATATACCTGGTTCTATCCAGCCTGTATGAATCTTATGTTACGCCGTTTACGATATTACTTGCAATACCATTTGCTCTGACCGGTGCGCTATTGGCGCTCTTTGTGACAGGGGTAATGATCGATCTGTTCAGTATGATCGGAATGGTTATACTCATAGGTATCGTCACGAAGAACTCGATCCTGTTGGTTGACCATGCCGTGCATGGAGTTAACGCGGGGCTTGACCGGAAAGAGGCAATACTGCAGGCCGGGCAGAGAAGGCTCCGGCCGATTTTGATGACAACCTTTGCCATGGTTGCTGGAACAATTCCTCTCGCGCTGGGTATTGGTGAGTCGGCCAAGTTGAGGCAGTCTATGGGAGTATCAATAATCGGGGGGCTTCTGGTATCGACAATGATAACACTAATTGTAGTTCCAGCCGTGTTTGAATACATCGACAGATTCAGGGAGGCAACTGAAAGTAAAATCCTGGTAAGACAGAAAGGGGAATATCTGTAA
- a CDS encoding malate dehydrogenase yields the protein MTMEKVSIIGSGNVGANTAFFIAEKGITNVFLYDVVDGLSTGKALDMMEAAPMRGYRNRISGIGDIADIAGSETVIIAVGAGCSLGTKREDLLTLNWPVVSDVMEQIRKSSPNSIVVVATEPVDLLVTMIARNFPIPRERLIGLGGILDATRLKSAVARELSVSPDDVAAMVIGRHSSDMVVLPEYTRVSGIPVDRLLSAEKIDALKAEIAGAGALMAELAECPGTYYTPSAAAAEVVDAIHMDLKRILSISTVLNGEYGICGAALSLPCVIGKNGVEKVLEPVLNGAERDALDRSVAAIKEIVSTCTE from the coding sequence ATGACCATGGAGAAGGTGAGCATCATAGGCAGCGGCAACGTGGGCGCCAACACCGCGTTCTTCATCGCCGAGAAGGGCATCACGAACGTATTCCTCTACGACGTCGTGGACGGCCTCTCGACCGGAAAGGCGCTGGACATGATGGAAGCCGCTCCCATGCGCGGGTACCGCAACAGGATCAGCGGCATAGGCGATATCGCCGATATCGCCGGTTCGGAGACGGTGATCATTGCCGTGGGGGCCGGGTGCTCCCTGGGGACGAAGCGCGAGGACCTTCTCACGCTGAACTGGCCGGTCGTGAGCGATGTCATGGAGCAGATACGGAAATCGTCCCCCAATTCGATCGTCGTCGTCGCGACCGAGCCGGTGGACCTGCTCGTGACCATGATCGCCCGGAACTTTCCCATACCGCGCGAGAGGCTTATCGGCCTGGGCGGGATCCTCGACGCGACGCGCCTGAAATCTGCCGTTGCGCGCGAGCTCTCCGTCTCGCCCGACGACGTTGCCGCGATGGTGATCGGGCGTCACTCGTCCGACATGGTCGTGCTTCCCGAGTACACGCGCGTATCGGGCATCCCGGTGGACAGGCTCCTGTCCGCGGAAAAGATCGACGCCCTCAAGGCGGAGATCGCCGGCGCCGGCGCCCTCATGGCCGAGCTCGCCGAGTGCCCGGGCACCTATTACACGCCCTCGGCCGCGGCGGCGGAGGTCGTGGATGCGATCCACATGGACCTGAAAAGGATACTGTCGATCTCGACAGTGCTGAACGGCGAGTACGGAATCTGCGGCGCGGCGCTGTCGCTTCCGTGCGTCATCGGAAAGAACGGCGTCGAGAA